The Mercenaria mercenaria strain notata chromosome 6, MADL_Memer_1, whole genome shotgun sequence genome contains the following window.
ttgcagttttgcgatgtcacaatcagaaataccgtataaaataacattacagtagtctaaatgcgaaataaccagcgatagcactaaggtttcagttgcatcctgagtcaaatatttgcgaatgtttttgattcggaaaaaatttaacattgccgttctacactttatttttatatgctctttgaaagttaaagtttcgttcaaataggcccccaaatatctgatgttactctgtgtattttatacttctttggttaacATAATaatttctggtacatgtacaaagggATTATGTATCCCactacagtggtgtgggagacgtattgatttactcctgtctgtgagtgtgtgtgtgtgtcttcaCAAATCTTGCACTCTTaagcacaggtggcagtatcatttattggtcaccccctccccaacctaagacccctgatacaaccctgaaaaaaattctgacattctcaggtgttccttaatatccccaccctacaagacccctgatacaaccttgaaaaaaaaattctcaactATCAAAAAAGTACTTATTAGAAGGTATAAAGTCTGCTATATATCCATTTGCCAAACAATGTGGAACATAATTATGATATCGTCATTTCGGTGACTCAGACGCATTCTGACAGCATATCGCTATACCTATCATTCACTTAAATAAAAAGGTCTGCAATTCCATAGTTTACCTAATTCAGATCCAACAAATGACTATATTctagcaaaatatttcaatttcatggTATTTTGAGTTGTTGGAAGCCATCTTGGATTTGGCAGTACCTGCGTTGTAACACACGATCTGATTGGATGAGCGTTTCAGTTTCAAGATGGCTTCCAACAACTCAAAATACcgtgaaattgaaatattttgctagAATATAGTCATTCGTTGGATCTGAATTAGGTAAACTGTGAAATTGCAGACCTTTTTATTTAAGTGAATGATAGGTATAGCGATATGCCATCAGAATGCGTCTGAGTCGCCGAAACGCTGATATCATATGTTCCACATTGTTTGGCAAATGGACATATAGCAGACTTTATACCTTCTTATAAGTACTGTTTTGATAgttgagaattttttttcaaggttgtatcaggggtcttgtagggtggggatattaaggaacacctgagaatgtcagaatttttttcagggttgtatcaggggtcttagggtgggtagggggtgaccaatcaatgatactgccacctgtgctcttaagtccaacatttctcatccaatcttcaccaaacttgaaaaagatGTGTTTAaacataagacctcggccaagtttgataactagccaaattgatCCAGGCACTTcctagttatggcccttgagttaccgaaaatcggcctttttaatCTTGTCCTTGTGCTAagtcctaacagtaaaatgcagatatcgGTAAGGCTTATGTGGGGTATTGCGGGTAAACTATATAAGAACGCACATCTGGGTCATCTGAATCTATTATTCAAACTCAAGATGTTTACAATAAAAGGAAGTGACATCAATTACGCCAAAACGTTCTaaatataaatagtgttaaacgtTGTGATACATAAATGTACGTTATTTCCGACAGCTTAATTAGAGGGATGACAACCATTAAATATCGGATcgtaaaataagtcatcctgataagccaaatgagtaaggctaactctgtaggaccccctcaaaacttttgttgacacatgaggtgTCATTTACCTTATCAAATAGCCTTCCATATACCAAAAAGTACCATTTTTATATGGGCATGccagggccctcgtttgccgatttttggggccgaaattcggccccattcccccctcgaaatagtatgtttctttccccccaagtatagaaaaattccccctcgaaagaaaaaaatatcaagaaaaaaatcgatacccgatagtcttaggagcccgggtccgggagattttcaaaagacgctcaaaggaccatgataattgcctgtgcgtcactcgggacccggagacattttcctttgataatccttcctcttatcagtcatttcccaaagtaaaactatgtccacgataaacacgtgtattcaaagtaaacactcgcggtcatgccctccttcctgcctttgatcttctgctaaattcccgccctttatcctgtggacatgccacgctgatttttctttatcagcaagttacgtcacggcgagtgcacataggtaatgagaatcaatgaagtgttaacattaattcattgataaagcgttacccgtattgagcctgcatactgtcaaaaaaggcgccaattattaaattatcgtaattaagcgaccagctgattaccgagcatgtgaaaagtgtcctgcaagatttcttcatgcaaactttaaattagatcattgtttaatgattgtaccttaacttcaacgagaaaatccacaaatttaaatgaatttggaaagtaaaaataagtatagaatgtccattcacgattctaattacacccgatgacatatgcaatttttccaaaattcacttaaaaacttgactttcaatgcaatttttaatgaaaagtagcatcattatttgaggaactatctctggtttaccttagtggaccaagtaactggcaaaaaacaacatttcagacgacattccagaagtgtaccagtatccggatagtacgtttttggatacatttttacagagtgttttagcacttttctgctaacaaacaaaaatattgaagaaaaacctcatcaaattaaaatgaattttgataaaaatttatttacaatatgagattatatgacctgaaacagaaattgttattatgctgtaacatgttcttggttgtagtagctattaattacgtagtattactttataagaaaatatagtcaattgtatcgatgtgttggggcaggactcttgtattttgaaaagggacccttcaaaatttggacccaagggtcccgggactctttggttttcaggtctagtggaacccctggttttactgatccgtataatacgctcgtttttcagttccccgggtgcgtgtatgcaaagttacttccctttgaaaaaaaatgttgcataatgtACATCATACAGTAAAAAGATCACAGATGCAACTggggcgaaatgcgcaaaaatagatttgctttttaagcagcatgctctcaaaaaacaaactactgtcacggacaccgctgtttcatcagggccagacatgcacaatcaggtagatatGACGAAGGGAAGCActgctccggctgctgctgagacaatgtccgtggatactgctagtgcttccgttaatgacgacatgtgaacctcgattggatgtcacctaattgatttaataaaagaaaataaaagttgcctgttttcaatagattatgttctgtacaatacttcagatatattcacattagtttgatatctgtaatactcaattgaccttaatttaaggggttatgttcagatgtcatatctccagaatgaattcccccctcccttgaaaacgacgcgaaattcccccctccaagggccccggccccaatcccccaaaatgtagagagggccctgcATGCTGgatccattttttttctgtttccattCTAAGACAGccaccctcaactgtgcatggaatttagtggtgaatttCCAACTAGTACTTGCTTCATTAAATTGCTAATTTCAGAGTTAAATATATAGGCAGGCAGctttaaatacttcaaaatgcacagaaaatattacatttcaacaaagaactataaaatacatagaATGGCAACTGGGGATAATCCCGGGTCATCTCGTGTTagcgcgttatcttatttcaaagcatttgccgacttgatcaatcgtgatcaaatcaatactgacgcttactgaagtataaaactggcGGTACACCCGGTGCATAATAAACCAAATCGAGtccttttttcaaatgaaaactgttgatttctcagactttcaatcataaattcattccttccctgtgtagaaaatactaataacatgaaaaaagcaccattatcattataaacaaacgatccgaaagtaaccttatttcaaagtgtttgccgacttgatcaatcgtgatcaaccagacgcttacaacgagatctcattcagttgtcacgggatgttgacGAGATTttctctatatgcctttcaagttgccgatctatttatttttatagctctttgatttcaagattttaaggatattttcatgattcaaggcaaaacatttttaaccaatcagttGATGTCTCATTGAATCCTACGGGTTTCCCTACAGTGTAATAGTTGTCATCTCACTAAACCTTACtggtatctgcattttactgttaggaaaatgaagacattcaaaaatcaaaaaaaatcataatgtacTGGTCAGACTTAATGCCGGCTATATATTTAACTCTGAAATTAGCAATTTAATGAAGTAAGTACTACATTGTAGTTCGAAATTCACCACTAAAGgttttttcaaccaatccaaagcgggcaaacaataacaacatttgaccaCTTAAAGTGTCGGGTAAGGTTAGCATGACTATTTGAGGAATAGTCcaagctattctactcgcccatGCGTCTGCAACACACCTTGGTTTAGTTCTgcctaccataacttaactgacactatttttttttctgatcatCCCTTTCATTAAGTTAAAGTTATGGCATAACCTCATTGCATGATTGGGTTACCTAACCAATGTTGAACAGTAACATCTTGAaagaaaagaatagggcgaatgaaaatacatgtacatgtataagaacGTAGGCAGTCAACTTCAGGggatattttatatttatcacTGCTAAAGTAGTTAAATTATTCTTAAAGTTCTATTTCACTTTGCAGAATGTTTCAAAGGCATGTCTTTGAGGACAGTCAACTCGGCAATTCTGCTGCACGCACAGAAGTCAGCACCTCTTAGCATAGTGACACAAAGAAATATAAGCACAACTCTTCCGCTACAGAGGAAgaagagaaaacaaacaaaatataatccTGGTGTTCCACCATTTACTGTTTATGGAGATACACATAGGCTaatgtaagatttttttctcttCAGTTTACTGCTAGTAGTGTTGGGAGTGTAGCATGCATGATACCCTACTTAATACAGGTACTGAGACTGTCAAGTAAACTCACCAGAATCCcatgaccaaatgttttcagagtTTCCACAACTCTTTGGCATTATGGGATGACCTCACAAAGCAAGTTTTATAACTTGGTCTTTACTTTGAgaaagttatgcccccttttcaactagaaaattttgctaaatCTGTTGCATGGAGCTAGTATTGCTGGAATAGCTTGAAACAAAAGAGCGTGCTGTTGTTAGCTCTTGTTTATAAGCTAGATGGATTGAACTGCAGTTTAGCTTGTGTTAACCTATCTTACCTACATGTTTgcccttttttagctcgacttttcaaagaaaagagctattgcattcgcccTTGCATCAGCGTCCAGCTATTGCATTTGCCCCTTCGTCAGCGTCActggttaagtttttgataaagtcaaatatatcttctgctatcaaagcaattgacttgaaacttaaaatagttatttactatcaaagtctacactaggagaaacaatccccgttattctgatttgaattttgacagagttatgcccctttttaacttagaattttttggttaaagtttttgataaagtgaaatatctctgttactatcaaagctttgacttgaaactacttaaaatagttaataagttatttacaatcaaagtctacaccaggagaattttttggttaaagttttatcagTTTTTTGCTGGCGAAggtctaattcagagtcaagcactgagaaaagtcaaggcTGTCGAGCATGCTACCTTACGGACAGCTCtcgttagctcgactattcaaagaatagtctagctattctactcaccctggtgtctgTGTcacattttggttaaagttttgcatgcaagtacatatggctatcatttaaaggcatatagatttgaaacttaattttttaatgtttctaggtcaattacaaacctcactgggccaagtcccataactctgacatgtattttggccaaattatgcccccttttgtactttgaaaatcctggttcaagttttgcgtgcaaatacGTATGGTAATCAAActaatcatttaaaggcatatagctttgaaacttattttttctttttctaggtcaatacccaacctcactgggtcaagtcccataaccctgacatgtattttggctaaattatgcccccttttggacttagaaaatcctgtttaagttttacatgtaagttactatctccaaaactaatgcagatatggattTGAAACtgcacatgtgtcttcggggttatgaaactaggtgaaTGCATCAAGTTCGGTtactctgacatacattttggccaaattatgtccccttttgaacttaaaacttcttgttttgcatgcaagttatctccaaaactaatgcagatactggattgaaactctatagatattttaacatttagggtaatattcctgcttctgtgacaaagattcgaatagtcgagctgttTTAAGGACAGCTCTTTTAGTTATACTGGTAGTTACACTGTAAGTAGATTTTCCACAAAGTTGGGAGGGGGAAACATAGCAGTATTGGGGTAAAAGGGAATAAAAACATGGCCTTAAGAATAgcattttattaatgtttaaacTGTTGCATATTTTACAGGAGAGGAGCTTGTGTAAATGGAGAGAGATATGGGCCATTGTTTGATAAGCCAGACTACACATTTTTAGGTAATCTGTATTATAAGTGTAATTTCCAActatcataattatttttatgcccccagcatcgggaggcatatagtgattggcctg
Protein-coding sequences here:
- the LOC123549205 gene encoding 39S ribosomal protein L52, mitochondrial-like isoform X2, which gives rise to MSLRTVNSAILLHAQKSAPLSIVTQRNISTTLPLQRKKRKQTKYNPGVPPFTVYGDTHRLMRGACVNGERYGPLFDKPDYTFLDGRPTPLTPEQMKQKVERRDLAERVMKYLQEIDTVKSYNKQKKEEIENYKRQRIGERLKAKS
- the LOC123549205 gene encoding 39S ribosomal protein L52, mitochondrial-like isoform X1, giving the protein MKQALYTMHLCKTCIECFKGMSLRTVNSAILLHAQKSAPLSIVTQRNISTTLPLQRKKRKQTKYNPGVPPFTVYGDTHRLMRGACVNGERYGPLFDKPDYTFLDGRPTPLTPEQMKQKVERRDLAERVMKYLQEIDTVKSYNKQKKEEIENYKRQRIGERLKAKS